GGCATGATCATCATGATTATTATCATGCAGCCTGTAAAAGGATATCTATTAGCAACTCTCACCAATACAACCACTGTTGCAGGCTGAAATTTATCAAATACTATGTGAAGAGCAACTATACCCTGTGTTACATGGATCCTTCATTTTCCTTGATATACCAAATCTAAATGTACTTCACGAGGATTTTtcataatacaataaaaatagtCATAAAGAAACTAAACATATCAATATGCTTATCCCTAATCAAATCTGAACATAGATAATACTCGGGGAACTTGTAAACACTCCTTGTAGTGAACTCTTGATAGCATCTCTTGTAGTAAACATGTTAAAGAAGTTCTTTATCATAACTACTACCCATTCTATTTGAGACATGTATGACATCTGGTTCTTTGCATATGTTTGTTACTCCCTCGGTGACACACTTTCTTTTCTAGTAAGTctaaaaaatgaaacatttgTATATTTAGTAGTAACAATTTAACTTCAAAATGCTCATTTCACACTTGAGATGATTATAGCCTCACAGATATCTATGACTTATTTTAGctgacaaattttaaaattctttctttctttattaaACTTCAAGCCACGTCAAATAACATCACATTAATTGGGACAGAGTGAGTATGTCTTACTAATCATTTGttaatcatcaaaacatcatcTTGTTAGCGTCTTACTAATCATTTGttaatcatcaaaacatcatcTTGTTAGCTTCGCACATAGCTCTCTCGTAGGCCCTTAAGGAGACAAAACAATTTGAAGAAGAACTGCCAAAATTAATCAATTCTACTAATTATACTTTATAGTAAAATAGttcctaaagtaaaatagaaCATGAATACCATGAGTGCTTTTACACTGGCGTAGTAAGCCATTTCAAGTCGCTCTGTTAATAAACCAATATTTCAAATTCCAGAAAAGCATAGTACAATAAATCAGATATCAGATAAGGAAATTTTCACAAATAATCAACACACCACATAAAATGAGCCCGAATAGAGCAGAACAGTGACAGGAAATTAATATTCTCATTCCGTAGATTGTGATTGTGGCATAGAACAATAGCTAGCACAGCCGGCCTGGCACATAAATCAGCTAACAAATTAAGCTTCAAATATCCACAAACTCTATCTACACAAGCTAAGAATAGAATAACAAGAATACCTTGGGTTGGAGAAGTCGCCGGAGAAGGCGAACACGAACGCCGGTGGAAACCACGGCGGAGCGGCACAGAACTGGCACAGATGGAGTTGCCGGGAATCGACTGAACAACTGTGAGATTTGAGTAAAGCCAGGTTTACCCCCGTAGTCCAGTTTAATATGTTAGGGCAAAAACGTAAATATTTAGCCAAAAGGAATATTTTACTAGTAAAAATCATACAAGGGTATTTTAggaaaaagatttaaatatcTTTTGGTATCTAAAGTTGGCTCGAACTTAGCAAAGAAGTGTTAAAATAACACATCGAGGCCAGACATGAGGTGTTATCCGTAGGTTTAGCCTTCCTGCAATAGAGAAGAAGcgtgaaaaataaagatgatttTTGGAGGTAATTGAGGATGACACTaaacactttgtttggatcattgttacccattgtttcataatgtattgtattttattgtactgtattgtatggtagatacaatgtttagctagttgtattgtttgttgttgtttagtaacattttaattgtttggtttgattgtatcgtattgtattgtaatttataaatttacttaaatatccttaattattctaaGGTATGAGATTTGACTATGttcaaataattaagataaagggtaaaataatattttgaaatattaggtaaagatataattggagaaaaaaattaagtaacaatgggaacacaccaaattggttgttccataaaataagggttttcattgttacgtaacaacgaaatttaacaatacagtacaatatattttaagtaacaatcaaaacaaacattgtaggtagagtaacgatacaatacaatacaatggataacaatgatccaaacacaGAGTAAATAGTCGTGAGATTAAATTATAGTACCACTTAATTTGTTGTTTGACTGGCAAGTTAAGGCTAATTTATTTTGGGATTACTAGTTAGCATCGGAATAAGTTATCCCTCCCCTTAGATGATACAGTAATTTTGTGATAACTTATCTCGGGACAAAGGTATCCTTTTAAACCTTTTTTATAAATCACTTTTCACATTCCTAAAACggtatttttgtaaacaaattatttgttcttaaaatttatgtgatgcatattattttgaatacaaCAAACCAGAcactcaataaaaaataatttcagcACAACTTAACTCATCATAACTTGTATTCAAGTCAAACGATTCATAGCTACTTGATTATCTAAGAATATAGTGTAAGAGGTTGTTTGATAGAATGTATTAGTATAATGCAAAATAAAGTGTATTTGTAATGCTTGCAGTAGCaatgcatgtattagttatgcttacattaattatacatagattatatttatgcattgtttggtttgatgcattaaaaataaaatgcattgcattaaaaacattatttacAAAGATACACTTCACTATGAGTggaaaagatatatatatatatatatatataagtattgACGGGTAATTGGGTCTTTAATTGAGTTAACGCATGCATTAAAAGCATTGCATTGTTAATTCTTAGAAATCCATCGTATTAGTCATACACACCTTAATGCACAATATAGTTTATAAATAGGTTGAAAAAGAGTACCAAACAAGGTACTAGTAATACACAAAGCTAATACATgcagtatttttttaatacactctaccaaatgaaaatgttttagaaaattagatattcgggattaattaaaaaaatctacaTTCTTATTAAATAGGTAGAAGATAAGGTTATCCAGATTGTTCTTgtaaatatatctaaaaaagTATTTAGAATCATTCTTACAAAGTATAGTAATTTTGTAACCACCCAAAAACAAACTGAATCAAAGAGTCTTCTTAAATAACAAAGTTCTCTTATTCAAAAATACACATCTTCCTTCTAGATTTCTTTTCAGTTGAATCTTTCGATCTTAATTAACGATTTTGGGCTAGGAAAAGGTCTCTCAATTATTCTCACATTGGGATTTGAATTGTGAtggatttattttttgataaatgacCAAAATGTCTCTCGTATTCATGAGTTTCAATTaaccattaaaaatatatttaaaaatgaatgcAACGACGCAAAACATATATGTGCGTGTgagaaagaaatttttaatttgagttGAATTATAACAAAGAACACGCACTCGAATACTCTTAAGGTTTGAATAGTTTTTTCTTAAAGATATGGAAGGATTAAGGATAAAATCTCTCCCATAGTTAAAATGGCAAGAgtaaatatcattttaatacTTTGGTTATGTAGAATTATAAAGTATCaaacatttaaattaaattatatttatattaataaattatttatccaTCATTTATTGAATGATAAATAGTTAAGAATGAGACAGACTCTCATTAAAAAAGTTGACAGCTCTATGACTTTCAAACTTAGCTAATATGGGGTAATCTAAGACAAACTTGACCCCGATTATCCTTAAAAGTTCATTCTTCTACCTACTTGACAtcaatgattttttatgatgaaaaatatctttttttaacgAAATTAAAAGATAACAGACGTATATCGAATTTGAATTGACTAGGTACTATTGATTCACATGAATATTAAACGCAACTCATGAATAGTACCAATAAGTCACTCAAAATTTAATTGTTTGATAATCATTGAGATTAAATTTCTAAGATTTGACCTATATTAAAGGTTGAAACAATTGTGTTAACTAGATGTAAAATTAATTGGAATTAGTCACTGcgatatttttatattaattattttaattgacacttaatattttatatttatattagaatctaacgaatttaaaatttatcttacACTACCACAATTTTCTTTTATGGAAGTATTAACTAGCTAAAATGTCTTGGGAAGTATGATTGGTGTTGGAGACCGGTGTTTTGTGGGCATGAGTGTCTTTGACCAAAATTAGTGGGTTGACAAATCTTTTACGCTATCAATATATATCTGAATTAATCAggctattttttttattttatattgatttaattttttatgttaaaataattgaatattaattaattattaattttaatattgattaataaaatataaaattaaaagaatattttaaaaataatctaaaaactgaatataaattaattttaaaaataaaaaatatatcaaaaattaaattaatataaaatgaaaggagtatatagtaatattttaagGTTAATTTCaatgattaaatttgaatcaattttttataGATGGAAGGAAaacaaaagttatattattttcaataggctaatgacatttttatacttaatttaaaaccaaaataaaataaaatcatttcaaatttaaataattccTTTGTCATGTAATCGTTCAATTTGACATaatgtttaagaaaataaattaaaaaaattaattttatgattcaAAATTACAGTTATATTCAAATATACTAACATAACCTTTAATTACGTGGTCTTAGACAAGTCACgtgtaaattcaaaattaaaatcttgTCAAAAaggagtatttttttaaaattaaacgaAAGTAGTTATTTTAGAACTTTACAACTATGTTCAATGAATATTCTGAATAATGTGCATGAAATTCTTATAgtcatatttattaattttattaattaaagtaTTAATCATCACTTTGGATACCCTTTTGGTGTAACTAGAATAATTGTGGACTTTTCTCATCATGGCCAAccaaaattaattatgattacttTTAAGGTGACAAGATCGATACCATCGAGGTTTGCACGACATAATAATAAATCACTAAAaccattatttttcaaaattaattttaacacCATAGTACCAAATAGTCATAAAAATACCATATTTAAATAATGctgcaaataaataaataaaataaaagtgtcATCGAGTACTGGGTTACCACCATTACAGAATCTaatctgaaaaaaataaattagccCAATTACAGCTAAAGTACTGTTCCATGTTACAGGTgtctcacttttttttttgaaaaaaataataattgtttgTACTATAGTTTATTTAGAAAGCCTATTACAATATTACCATTTCACATTTCAAATGTATTCTTGAATTTTTCTATATTCTCTTGGCAATTTTACATTTTGcacttttatataatatattgcaTATGGAAGAGTTCCGGCCGAGTTTCCGGTGTTCCGATGACCGGAGATTGGAGATCGTTAGCGGAAAGGGGTTCAACATCAACCAGGTAATTATTAGTAACGCGAATGTTCAACTGAACctattaatttttgtaattatccaaagataaatatatgtatatgcaaataaaaggaataattatttttaaactataattTTGATGAAGTTCAAATAACACCCCTTAAATTACGAAGCTAGGAATGCAAGGGGTTTATTTGAGTATCTACATGGTAAAAAATAAGCTTATCTAAATGTTGGtccattaaatataataaatgttgttttttcatgtttttatactttaaattttcttaataaaaattctggCTCTGTTGCTGTTCACCTGTATAGGTAAATCGGGCTCGGTCACCGGATCTGGCTGGGGTAACGAGCAAGGGGACGTGGCCGAGTCAGGTGGCAGCAGCACCACCGTCGAATAAGCCATGGGGATTCAATGATCCAGAGATGAAGAGACGAAAGAGAATAGCTAAGTACAAAGTTTACACTATTGAAGGAAAGGTCAAAACTTCAATTAGAAATGGACTAAGATGGTTCAAAAATAAATGCTCTGAAATCATCCATGGATATTGATTAATTATCCTTTCCGACTCTACTAACATAAGATGTTTTAAGCATTTGAACTCTACTAATACGAGCATCGAATATTTTTTCGTCTCTTCGTTTGTTTGAGGAGGGTGGAAAACATAGAGATGATTGGTCTAATTTCATATAGTACTTGGgggatgtttttttttttttcaaattgaaattCTAATTTGTTTGcatgttatttaattatgtttaaaattgAGATTATTTTTTCCGTAGAAGTTTTAAGTCATTATTCCTCTAGTTAATGGTTTGCCAAATTTTATCgttatgatttttttgattaTCAAATCTATGAAATTGATTTATCATTTTTCAAGATATATGGTAACTTTGACAGtagatttataaaattgaagacCCAACTTTGGCCAAAAATTGGCAACGAATGTGAGCAAAATAAGAGAGCAACAACAATTGTAtcttaaacaaaaaattctCTTAGATTTCGATACATATTCTTTAATTACGATGTAATCCATCGTAATTTCCTCAGCAATTTAGAACAAACATAATGAAAGAACACAAATAATTTGGATTTTCTTTCACTAGTTTCTTGATattgagagagagaaaaaattctGCTCCCTTTGGAACGAATTAACCGTAGATATCTAAGAGACGTTAAAGCAAAAAAGGCAGTGATATTTCTACGTTAATTGTGAAATATTATACCTTTtgctaaaaaaaaagaagtagttaaattaaatttaaagcATTACTACTACAAAATGAA
The nucleotide sequence above comes from Solanum pennellii chromosome 9, SPENNV200. Encoded proteins:
- the LOC107030763 gene encoding uncharacterized protein LOC107030763; amino-acid sequence: MEEFRPSFRCSDDRRLEIVSGKGFNINQVNRARSPDLAGVTSKGTWPSQVAAAPPSNKPWGFNDPEMKRRKRIAKYKVYTIEGKVKTSIRNGLRWFKNKCSEIIHGY